The following coding sequences are from one Cygnus olor isolate bCygOlo1 chromosome 2, bCygOlo1.pri.v2, whole genome shotgun sequence window:
- the METTL4 gene encoding N(6)-adenine-specific methyltransferase METTL4 isoform X2, giving the protein MSVVHRLRAGWLLDHLSFINQCGYEICDSLPYPGGVTLRTSVTSSENHATSTFPATSSRDGPGLGDTVEETEGKTAKTRYVFREEFFDISKPHIAAAPEQQLLQGDPEVSLTEIKASSSAEEHREGTKSGGEDSVAGIRKKRKRKCVFNQGELDALEYHTKVRKLIWEGTLHLVQEGLKSGFLHHATTELSCGKNIVPGHIGCGLAELCEMAKQFPAVNDSDHRAVHVLDNETSIPEQDLLSCVTENNSNRAKIIVLMGQKYLVPPKSSFLLSDISRLQPLLKYKKKYDVIVIDPPWENKSVKRSNRYSHLSSWQIKQIPVAALAAPDCLIVTWVTNRQKHLRFVKDELYPHWSVKTLAEWHWVKITRSGEFVLPLDSFHKKPYEVLILGRVQGSVKEALRKSEDVLPIPEHKLIVSIPCGLHSHKPPLAVLAEFIKPDVECLELFARNLQPGWTSWGNEVLKFQHIDYFTVLRNEN; this is encoded by the exons ATGTCTGTGGTACATCGTCTGAGGGCAGGATGGCTCCTGGATCATCTGTCTTTCATCAACCAGTGTGGCTATGAGATCTGTGACTCCCTTCCATACCCTGGTGGTGTCACCCTGCGTACTTCTGTCACTTCTTCTGAAAATCATGCTACTTCTACGTTTCCTGCCACCTCCTCAAGAGATGGTCCTGGTCTTGGAGACACTGTAGAAGAAACAGAAGGTAAAACAGCGAAAACAAGATACGTGTTTCGGGAAGAATTCTTTGACATTTCTAAGCCCCATATAGCTGcagctcctgagcagcagctgttgcAGGGAGATCCAGAGGTGAGTCTCACTGAAATAaaggccagcagcagtgcagaggaacACCGGGAAGGAACCAAGAGTGGTGGTGAAGATTCTGTTGCTGGCATTAGGAAG AAACGTAAAAGGAAATGTGTATTCAACCAAGGTGAACTGGATGCCTTAGAATATCATACAAAG GTCAGGAAGCTCATTTGGGAAGGCACTTTGCATTTAGTCCAAGAAGGACTCAAAAGTGGTTTTCTTCACCATGCTACTACAGAACTCAGTTGCGGAAAGAACATTGTTCCTGGGCACATTGGCTGTGGATTGGCTGAATTATGTGAAATGGCAAAGCAGTTTCCAGCTGTAAATGACAGTGACCATCGAGCTGTGCATGTGCTAGACAATGAAACTTCCATTCCAGAGCAGGACCTGCTTTCATGTGTTACAGAGAACAACTCAAACCGTGCAAAGATAATTGTGTTAATGGGGCAGAAGTACTTGGTGCCACCAAAAAGCAGTTTCCTTTTATCTGATATTTCACGTTTACAGCCCTTGCTGAAAT acaagaaaaaatatgatgtAATAGTGATCGATCCACCATGGGAGAACAAATCTGTTAAAAGGAGTAACAG ATACAGCCACTTGTCTTCATGGCAAATCAAGCAGATTCCTGTAGCAGCACTGGCTGCGCCAGATTGTCTTATCGTCACGTGGGTGACTAACAGACAGAAGCACTTGCGTTTTGTTAAGGATGAACTTTATCCTCATTGGTCCGTGAAAACGCTTGCTGAGTGGCACTGGGTAAAA ATTACTAGATCTGGAGAATTTGTTTTACCCTTGGATTCTTTCCACAAAAAGCCATACGAAGTTCTTATACTGGGGAGAGTTCAAGGAAGTGTAAAGGAAGCCCTAAG GAAATCTGAAGATGTACTTCCAATTCCAGAACATAAGTTAATTGTCAGCATACCCTGCGGCCTGCATTCACATAAACCCCCTCTCGCTG
- the METTL4 gene encoding N(6)-adenine-specific methyltransferase METTL4 isoform X1: MSVVHRLRAGWLLDHLSFINQCGYEICDSLPYPGGVTLRTSVTSSENHATSTFPATSSRDGPGLGDTVEETEGKTAKTRYVFREEFFDISKPHIAAAPEQQLLQGDPEVSLTEIKASSSAEEHREGTKSGGEDSVAGIRKKRKRKCVFNQGELDALEYHTKVRKLIWEGTLHLVQEGLKSGFLHHATTELSCGKNIVPGHIGCGLAELCEMAKQFPAVNDSDHRAVHVLDNETSIPEQDLLSCVTENNSNRAKIIVLMGQKYLVPPKSSFLLSDISRLQPLLKYKKKYDVIVIDPPWENKSVKRSNRYSHLSSWQIKQIPVAALAAPDCLIVTWVTNRQKHLRFVKDELYPHWSVKTLAEWHWVKITRSGEFVLPLDSFHKKPYEVLILGRVQGSVKEALRKSEDVLPIPEHKLIVSIPCGLHSHKPPLAAVLAEFIKPDVECLELFARNLQPGWTSWGNEVLKFQHIDYFTVLRNEN; encoded by the exons ATGTCTGTGGTACATCGTCTGAGGGCAGGATGGCTCCTGGATCATCTGTCTTTCATCAACCAGTGTGGCTATGAGATCTGTGACTCCCTTCCATACCCTGGTGGTGTCACCCTGCGTACTTCTGTCACTTCTTCTGAAAATCATGCTACTTCTACGTTTCCTGCCACCTCCTCAAGAGATGGTCCTGGTCTTGGAGACACTGTAGAAGAAACAGAAGGTAAAACAGCGAAAACAAGATACGTGTTTCGGGAAGAATTCTTTGACATTTCTAAGCCCCATATAGCTGcagctcctgagcagcagctgttgcAGGGAGATCCAGAGGTGAGTCTCACTGAAATAaaggccagcagcagtgcagaggaacACCGGGAAGGAACCAAGAGTGGTGGTGAAGATTCTGTTGCTGGCATTAGGAAG AAACGTAAAAGGAAATGTGTATTCAACCAAGGTGAACTGGATGCCTTAGAATATCATACAAAG GTCAGGAAGCTCATTTGGGAAGGCACTTTGCATTTAGTCCAAGAAGGACTCAAAAGTGGTTTTCTTCACCATGCTACTACAGAACTCAGTTGCGGAAAGAACATTGTTCCTGGGCACATTGGCTGTGGATTGGCTGAATTATGTGAAATGGCAAAGCAGTTTCCAGCTGTAAATGACAGTGACCATCGAGCTGTGCATGTGCTAGACAATGAAACTTCCATTCCAGAGCAGGACCTGCTTTCATGTGTTACAGAGAACAACTCAAACCGTGCAAAGATAATTGTGTTAATGGGGCAGAAGTACTTGGTGCCACCAAAAAGCAGTTTCCTTTTATCTGATATTTCACGTTTACAGCCCTTGCTGAAAT acaagaaaaaatatgatgtAATAGTGATCGATCCACCATGGGAGAACAAATCTGTTAAAAGGAGTAACAG ATACAGCCACTTGTCTTCATGGCAAATCAAGCAGATTCCTGTAGCAGCACTGGCTGCGCCAGATTGTCTTATCGTCACGTGGGTGACTAACAGACAGAAGCACTTGCGTTTTGTTAAGGATGAACTTTATCCTCATTGGTCCGTGAAAACGCTTGCTGAGTGGCACTGGGTAAAA ATTACTAGATCTGGAGAATTTGTTTTACCCTTGGATTCTTTCCACAAAAAGCCATACGAAGTTCTTATACTGGGGAGAGTTCAAGGAAGTGTAAAGGAAGCCCTAAG GAAATCTGAAGATGTACTTCCAATTCCAGAACATAAGTTAATTGTCAGCATACCCTGCGGCCTGCATTCACATAAACCCCCTCTCGCTG